GCATATTCATGTGATATGTGGCAATATACGGATTCAGGGAATGTTCCTGGGATTGGGAAATGTGATCTGAATCGATTAGTAGGAAATAAGTCACTTTCTTGGTTTATAGATTCCAACAAAGCAAATCAATCTAACATAGTGTATACACAGCAACCGAATGGCATTGGTATTGCAGTTTCGAAATATCCTGATGGATATGGAATAAATTTATATGAAAACCCCATGAATCCCCAATTTACAGGTACACTCACTCAGAAAATTCCATATTTAATCTTAGCAGGTTATTGGGGAGGCGGTGAGCAAGATATGATTTGTTTAGGGAACGATAAGCAGTGGGTATATTTAAAACATTTTAATGTGAAATGGTTTTATGCAACTTCAAAATATCCTGTCGGTTACGGAGTAAATTATTATGAAGAGCCTGAATGTATGAATTATAAAGGAAACATAGATGGATCGAAATCTTTTCGAGTGTGGGGTAGAGTGGGAAATGCGGTAGATATCGGGCAGAATAGTTGGATACCTGAAAAACATGTAATTATTAAGCAACTATAGAAGCTATATTTTTTTGAGAATTATATAAAGAGTCTTCTTACTATGCATAGTAAGAAGACTCTTTATATTTAAAAATGAAAATACATGATACATAGTCAACTCATATGAAATGAATTACATGTAGAAAACACACTGTTTTCACAATGACTGTGTATAGTTAATTTGCATAATGATAAAAGTGAGGTATTTGAATTGAAAAAGAAGAAAATATTTATTGGAACAATTATTTCATGCATGATGCTAGCATTATCTGCATGTGGTTCCTCAGACAACGTAGTAACATCAAAAGTAGGAAATGTTACAGAGAAAGAATTAAGTAAAGAATTACGACAACAATATGGAGAAAGTACTTTATATCAAATGATGTTAAGTAAGGCATTGTTAGATAAATATAAAGTTTCAGATGAGGAAGCAAAAAAGAAAGTAGAAGAAGCAAAAGATAAAATGGGCGAGAACTTTAAATCGACTTTAGAACAACTTGGGTTGAAAAATGAAGATGAATTAAAAGAAAAAATGAAGCCAGAAATTGCATTTGAGAAAGCGATTAAAGCAACAGTTACAGATAAAGATGTGAAAGATAACTATAAACCAGAAATGAAAGTAAGTCACATTTTAGTGAAAGATGAAAAAACGGCTAAAGAAATAAAGGAGAAAGTAAATAATGGTGAAGATTTTGCTGCCTTAGCAAAACAGTATTCAGAAGATACTGGTTCAAAGGAACAGGGCGGGGAAATATCTAGTTTTGCTCCTGGGCAAACAGTGAAAGAATTTGAGGAAGCTGCGTATAAATTAGATGCAGGCCAAGTAAGTGAGCCGGTTAAAACAACTTACGGTTACCATATTATTAAAGTGACGGATAAAAAAGAATTGAAGCCATTTGATGAAGTAAAGGATAAAATTCGTAAAGATATAGAACAACAAAGACTACAAGATACGACAGGTAAATGGAAACAACAAGTAGTCAATGATTTATTGAAAGATGCTGATATTAAAGTGAATAATAAAGAATTTAAAGATACATTTAAATTTCTAGAAAAGAAATAATGACTGTAATCATAATTAGAAAAGGGAACTCATATAGAGTTCCCTTTTTCTAATTAGTGTGTGAGTTATAAATAGATAGTAAGACAATACAATATTACATTTAAATATTAAGAATTACAATGGGAAATTATGGATTATAATTATTTCAACGAAAGTGAATATTCTAAGGTTTTCATTATGCAAGTTTATTACATATATTTACTCTTTAATAATGGATATCGAACATAATTTAAAAAATAATACATATAATGTTTTTGAATAAATATTTAACATGGATAATTAGTAAAAAGCTGAGCATTCGATTGGAAAGGATGTTCTTTTTCATATGAAAATTTTAGGATAAAGAATGAATTGTTTTAAACGCGTCATTTACCACATCAATAAATTAAGGTGGTGGAGAATATATGAAAGTAATCTTTCAAGGAGAGGGCGGCGCGAAAATTTTTGAGTCATATGATGAAAATGTAAGTGATTTATTAGCTATATTAAAAGAAACGAAAGGGATTAAAATCGGGATGGTTGAGTATAAAGTGTTAAAGTACGAACTTAATTATTTTCGTCATCCGAAAAAAGCGGATACAGAGAGAGAGTTACATATAATAGTACAACCTAAGTATATGTAATAAAATATAATAATAAAAATCATTGATTCAGTTTTGTAAAGTTCCATAGAGTATGTAAGAAAAGAGAGTGTTGTAAATGCTCTCTTTTCTTATGCTTTGTGAGTTCGTTCATCATAGTATATGTTTTCAGTTATAGATGGTTAATAAACGATAAAAATTTAAAACTTTTTCGTTTAGGCAGGGATTTTATATTTGAGTAAATAAATATACTATGAAGTATTTTTTATACGAATACTGGAGGAGTATAAAATGAGTTTAGCAAGTTACATAGGCTGTAATATAGAAATTCCGTTAACGGATCCGGATTCTAATAATCTAATTGTTTTTGGACCGTGTTTTTCAGATGAAAGTATGCTTGAAATTGTACAAGATT
This genomic interval from Bacillus thuringiensis contains the following:
- a CDS encoding glycoside hydrolase family 25 protein translates to MGYIVDISKWNGTINWDIAASQLDLVIARVQDGSNTVDFMYQNYVSEMKKHSIPFGNYAFCRFISIADAKKEAQDFWNRGDQSAKFWVADVEVQTMADMQGGTQAFIDELRRLGAEKVGLYVGHHTYLSFGARNIEADFVWIPRYEGNKPAYSCDMWQYTDSGNVPGIGKCDLNRLVGNKSLSWFIDSNKANQSNIVYTQQPNGIGIAVSKYPDGYGINLYENPMNPQFTGTLTQKIPYLILAGYWGGGEQDMICLGNDKQWVYLKHFNVKWFYATSKYPVGYGVNYYEEPECMNYKGNIDGSKSFRVWGRVGNAVDIGQNSWIPEKHVIIKQL
- a CDS encoding peptidylprolyl isomerase PrsA; translated protein: MKKKKIFIGTIISCMMLALSACGSSDNVVTSKVGNVTEKELSKELRQQYGESTLYQMMLSKALLDKYKVSDEEAKKKVEEAKDKMGENFKSTLEQLGLKNEDELKEKMKPEIAFEKAIKATVTDKDVKDNYKPEMKVSHILVKDEKTAKEIKEKVNNGEDFAALAKQYSEDTGSKEQGGEISSFAPGQTVKEFEEAAYKLDAGQVSEPVKTTYGYHIIKVTDKKELKPFDEVKDKIRKDIEQQRLQDTTGKWKQQVVNDLLKDADIKVNNKEFKDTFKFLEKK